The following coding sequences lie in one Cannabis sativa cultivar Pink pepper isolate KNU-18-1 chromosome 5, ASM2916894v1, whole genome shotgun sequence genomic window:
- the LOC115716604 gene encoding myrcene synthase, chloroplastic — MACITVQHHFSSLLPNICSTTNFGVFYRPKIYTNYNIINGGTKSRLSSACYPIICAVVNSSNAIIDRRSANFEPSIWSFDYIQSLTSQYKEESYTGRVKELEIDVKKMLIEMENSLAQLELIDTLQRLGVSYRFEDEINTILKEKYINIINNPNYNLYVTALQFRLLRQHGYAVPQEIFNHFKDEIGKIKANMISDDIMEVLALYEASFYEKKGESILEEARIFTTQCLKNYIIMISQERKLMIDNDNDYDYDIEIVNHALELPLHRRTTRTEAKWFIDAYEKKQDMNPMLLEFAKLDFNMIQSTHHDDLKHIFRWWRHTKLGENLNFARDRLMECFLWKVGIRFEPNFSYFRITTAKLFELITVIDDIYDVYGTLDELELFTKAIERWDMEMINELPEYMKMPYIVLHNTINEMVFDVLRDQHISINIQYLKKTWVDMCRGFLQEAKWYYSGYTPTLEEYIENGWISVGAPVLIVHAYFSHANYNHTVTSSKEIFECFEHGYYPAIIRHSAIILRLTNDLATSSEELKRGDAPTSIQCYMQEKKVSEEKAREHIKFLISEIWKEMNNDVGLYPISLIEDATNFAKMGFFMYQHGDGHSSQDNQSKQKISSLIIEPIPLYT; from the exons ATGGCTTGCATAACTGTTcaacaccatttttcttcattactCCCTAATATTTGCAGTACTACTAATTTTGGTGTATTTTATAGACCaaaaatatatactaattataatattattaatggtGGTACAAAATCAAGATTATCAAGTGCATGCTACCCCATCATATGTGCTGTGGTCAATAGTTCTAATGCAATTATTGATCGACGATCTGCCAACTTTGAGCCCTCCATTTGGTCTTTTGATTATATTCAATCTCTTACAAGCCAATATaag GAAGAATCTTATACAGGTCGAGTCAAAGAATTGGAGATAGATGTGAAAAAGATGTTAATTGAGATGGAAAACTCTTTAGCTCAACTTGAACTCATTGACACATTGCAAAGACTTGGAGTATCTTATCGTTTTGAGGATgaaataaatactattttgaaagaaaaatatattaatataatcaataaccctaattataatttatatgtcACTGCTCTTCAATTTAGGCTTCTACGTCAACATGGCTATGCAGTACCTCAAG AGATCTTTAATCATTTTAAGGACGAGATAGGAAAAATCAAAGCGAACATGATTAGTGATGATATTATGGAAGTATTGGCCTTATATGAAGCTTCATTCTATGAGAAAAAAGGCGAAAGTATTTTAGAAGAAGCTAGAATTTTCACCACTCAATGTCTAAAGAACTACATTATAATGATATCACAGGAAAGAAAGTTAATGATTGATAATGATaatgattatgattatgataTCGAAATAGTGAATCACGCTTTGGAGCTCCCACTTCATCGGAGGACTACAAGAACAGAAGCTAAGTGGTTCATCGACGCGTATGAGAAAAAACAAGACATGAATCCTATGTTGCTTGAGTTTGCTAAACTCGATTTCAACATGATACAATCAACACATCATGACGATCTAAAACATATATTCAG gtgGTGGAGGCATACTAAACTTGGGGAGAATTTGAATTTTGCAAGAGATCGATTGATGGAATGTTTCTTATGGAAAGTTGGAATAAGATTTGAGCCAAATTTCAGTTATTTTAGAATAACAACTGCCAAATTATTTGAGCTAATAACAGTAATTGATGATATATATGATGTTTATGGAACATTGGATGAATTAGAGCTTTTCACCAAAGCTATTGAGAG ATGGGATATGGAAATGATAAATGAGTTACCAGAATACATGAAGATGCCTTATATTGTTTTACACAATACCATCAATGAAATGGTATTTGACGTATTAAGAGACCAACACATCTCCATCAACATTCAATACCTTAAGAAAACG TGGGTAGATATGTGTAGAGGTTTTTTACAAGAGGCAAAATGGTACTATAGTGGATATACACCAACACTAGAAGAATATATTGAAAATGGTTGGATTTCAGTGGGAGCACCGGTTCTAATTGTGCATGCTTATTTTTCTCATGCAAATTATAATCACACAGTTACAAGTAGTAAAGAGATTTTCGAATGCTTTGAACATGGTTATTATCCCGCCATAATTCGTCATAGTGCCATAATATTACGACTTACAAATGACCTAGCAACATCGTCG GAGGAACTGAAAAGAGGTGATGCTCCGACATCAATTCAATGTTATatgcaagaaaaaaaagtaTCTGAGGAGAAAGCTCGTGAACATATTAAGTTTTTAATAAGTGAAATATGGAAAGAGATGAATAATGATGTTGGATTATATCCAATCTCATTGATTGAAGATGCTACAAATTTTGCTAAGATGGGATTTTTCATGTATCAGCATGGTGATGGTCATAGTTCTCAAGATAATCAatccaaacaaaaaatttcATCCTTGATTATTGAACCTATTCCcttatatacataa